A region of the Mangifera indica cultivar Alphonso chromosome 10, CATAS_Mindica_2.1, whole genome shotgun sequence genome:
ctTGCCCTCTTATCATTATTTCATACAACAATCCATTTTCGTCCCTATAATAATATCACAACAACCTGCAACTTTCTTTCTCTAAAAAATATGGCAGAAACAATTGTCTCTGTTATTGCTGGGGAACTCTTGAGTAAGGTGATGTCCCTTACTTCCAATGAAGTCTCCTTGGGATGGGGTGTCAAGAATGATGTACAAGAGCTTGCTGGCACCTTAACCACCATCAAAACTGTTCTCTTAGATGCTGAAGAGAAACAAACCCAAAATAAGAAGCTGAGAGTTTGGCTGGAAAAGCTTAAGGAGGTTTGCTATGATGTTGAAGATGTTTTGGATGAAATTGAGGTGAAAGATTTGTGTAAGCAAGTGATGAATGGTCAAAGCATTTCAAGAAAGGTATGCcactttttttcatcttcaaatccAATCGTTTTCCGTTTTAGGTTGGCTTGTAAAATTAAGGAGATTAACAAAAGGTTGGCAAAAATAGCTGCTGAAAAGGATGATTTTAATCTCAGTGAGaaaatttatagtaataatattttaggttGAGAGAGAGAAACCCACTCTTTTGTGCGTGCTTCAGATGTTATTGGTAGAGATAAAGACAAAGAGGaggttatgaaaattttattgtgTCCAAGTGATGGTCATGAAAATGTTTCTGTTATTTCTATTGTTGGAATTGGAGGTTTAGGAAAAACCACACTTATGTATAATGATGAAAAAGTAAGTGattattttaagttgaaaatgtGGATTTGTATGTTAGAtgaattttctctaaaaaggcTTTTGATTGACATTATCAATTTTGCGATTGGGCAAAAATATAATCACGAGTATGGACCAATTGCAGAAAATCCTACGTGAtattataagagataaaaaatatttgttagtcttggatgatgtttggaatgaaaactaTGAGTTGTGGTGtgatttaagaaatttactAATGAAGTGTGTTAGTGGAAGTAAAATTATAGTAACTACACGTAGTGATCGTGTCGCATCGATTTTGGGATCTATATCTACAAACAAGTTAAAAGGTCTTTCTCTTAATCAGTGTTTGTCAGTGTTtgttaaatatgcatttaaagAAGGTCAAGAAAAGCAACATCCCAACCTTATAGAGattggaaaagaaattgtaaaaaaatgtgGAGGTGTTCCATTGGCAGTAAGAGCCTTAGGAAGTCTTCTTTATTCCTCAACTTTTGAACAAGATTGGATAAATGTGAGAGATACTGAGATATGGAAGTTAGATCAAAAGGATAATAGCATTTTACATGCTCTAAGAATAAGTTATAATCATTTGTCGCTCCCTTTGAaacaatgttttgtcttttGCTCCATATTTCCAAAAGACTTCACATTTTCGAACTTTAACTTGATTAAGTTTGGATGGCCAACGGGCTTCTCAAAGCCcacaatgaaaatgaagatttggAAACTATTGGCatgcaatatataaaagaattaatgtggagatctttctttcaagatattcaagattttgaaaatggtgtatattcatttaaaatacATGATCTAATGCATGATGTTGCCACATTATTGTTCCAAAATGAGGGCTTAATAGTGAAAGGGAGTAACCAAATTACAGCCAAAACTTCTTATAGGCATTTATTATTTCGTTTGGATGCAAGTCAAGTAGAGGCTTTAAGCTTTTTAGCTAACCTGGGTAATTTAAGAAGCATTACGTTTTTTACACGTGTTGGAGAGAATATCAATGTTAGCCAatcatttttagaattaattgtCTCAAGATTTCAGTTTTTGCGGTCattaaatttacataatttaggtaTTGAAGCAGTGCCTAAAAGAATTGGTAATTTGAAGCATTTGAGATATTTGGAACTATCAtctaacccaaaaataaaaaaactcccAAGTTCTATCTACAAGCTACAAAGTTTGCAATTTTTATCACTGTTTGATTGCGAGAAACTAGAAGAGTTAACCACAGGTGTTAAACACTTAATTAGTCTCAGATTCTTAGCCTTAACCACAGTGCGAAAGCATCTACAAAATAATGGAATTGGCTGCTTGAATTCTCTTCATATTTTTTGGATTCACAATTGCAGCAAATTAGAATATTTGTGTGAAGATATTGGTCGCTTGAGAGTCATTCGAAGACTATACATTTTCGATTGTCCAAGTCTCATCTCATTACCACGTGGTGTAAGAAGCCTAAGCTCATTAGAAGAACTTCGTTTGAAAAATTGTGTAAGGCTTAATCTTGATTTGAGCATAGGATCAGATGAGCAACACAATCATGAAGAACTCAATAGCACACGACCTCCCCTTCGATTGcttctaattaataatttaccaCAATTGGTGAAATTGCCGCAATGGCTACTTTGCTGTTCGGCAGAAACTCTGCAAACCTTGCGTATTAAAAATTGTACCAAGTTGAAGGCACTACCAGAGTCAATGCAAAAACTTCAAGCTCTTCGGGTTTGGAATTGTCctgaattgtcatctctacccAAGGATATCAATCATCTCATCGCTTTGAGAGAACTCATGATTGAAGACTATCCTAAACTGACGGAAAGATGCAAACCAGAAGCAGGTGAAGATTGGCCCAAAAATGCTCATATCCCGAAGATTGAACTTGATGGAGAGGTTATCAAGTCAACCGAAAAGTAGGCAAATATTCTTGAcataattatttgtttcaagtcaaaactTTTGGTAACAATTTGATTGGTTTATCATCAgatatgaatttcaaaatttgaacagCTACAAAACTTAACTTCATTGTTTCTCCTTCCTTTCTTtaactttgttattttctatGTATGCAGGggaaacttgaatcaaatgtatgagtttttaatctcataaattcttcaatttccATGAATCATGAACCCTAATTCAACCAATTGACTGGAGGATTTATCCATTTTACTTCTTCTATGTATTAAGCATTGGTGTTCGATCTACACCTTCATGTTTTTTCAGGTGCAAATCATTTAGTTTTTAGATTATGCAATTTTAAAGATTGTTGGGTTTTTATAtacttacatatatatatattattaattttctgcTCACCTTAATTGTGAACATGTATTGCAGGACTCAGGGAGATTACGCCAAATGGTGCAGTTAGTAAAGCATACCTTCCTCTAGATTGATTCAGAATTTCGGtgtttacaaatataattccAATAAAATTTTGTGCAAATGAACAATTAGTACACTCTAAGTTTATTCCAATaaagtttcagattttatttcttattaaaaataaaaaacattagttGTTGAAATTCTGTTCTGCCAAAGAGTAGATTACAGGGTGTTGGTGTTTGAGATGCAAAACAATATCTTCGATTTTTACGGATTCACAAGTGCAgcaatttagaatatttgtgtGAAGATTTTGGTCGCCTGAGAGCCCTTCGAAGACTTTGGATTTTTGCATGTCCAAGTATGATCTCATTACCACGTGGTGTAAGAAACTTATTGATAACTTGAacatgaaattctaaaaaataacttGGAGGTCaaacattgtttttattgtatgtgttgattaaagaaagaaacttGTTACAGggttttttaaagaaagaaaatagttgTTGAAATTCTGTTCTGCGAAGGATTAGATTACAGGGTGTTCATATTTGTGATGCAAAACAATGTCTTTATGATTGCAGGTAATGTCCTTGGATTGAGCTGTCTTCAGAGAAACTTGGCCTATAATAAAAGTGCTCCACACTGTAAGCTGCTTGTTCTTTTTTCcggtgtttgattttttttctatcatttggTGTACTGCAATATTTCCTTAGCTGATTCATTCAATACTGATCAATCTTCCTTTCCCCCTGGATATCTGACATCAaagaatataaaagtttatagaCAATGTAAGTTAATAATGTAATTCCATGAGTGTCTCTTTTTGTTTATGTGGGTCttctttaatagtttttttccctttctgcAGGGATTTGGTTTTCGACAACTTAATTGTCAAATCCAAAGtgctttattttagttttttgtcttatctttatttttccGTTTAgcatacataattttgtttgttgtctCAATGGCCAGGCTTCTTGGAAACAAGGGCCTACCAGGAACCATTCCTCAGCAGAAGGCtttatatcttaaaaaaatgtaagctttagtttcagttttcttgagaattatgtgtatatatcaTGTTGAATTAGTTGGATGTTATATGCCAATATTTGTTATATCTTCCTTGAAAGTTTTAGATGTTCAAATGTTGAAGAGGTATTGGTGCCGAACGCTTCGTGAAtagattaagaagaaaaagaaatgaatctTATCATACAAActgaagaagaatgaaaaatgcACTACTGCTACAAATATATATCTTGGAATTAGGCCAtcccattaaattttaaaaaatcttgacTATAATTGCATGCACTCTCTTGTTACAAGTAATTGATGAAAGCAATTGAAAGTCTTGATTGAGTAGTTTCTTTCCAGATTTATATGCGTATGGTTCCTATTCATCTGGtgtttaaaattctattttgtGGAGATTTATCTTACAATTATTTCTCGAGTTATGATTTGATGTACTACATCCCTAGCAAGTATACTTCATACTTCGAAGTATAATTGATCTTTGCATTGGACTGAACAGGAATCTAGTAGCCAGAAATTTCATGTTTGACAGCTCAAACTTCTGGTTGGTTATAGTtcctttttcaatatataagatgtcagatttttttcttctgaaaaAATGCCGTTgctgaaaggaaaaaataactAGAAATATATAGGCTCAGCAATGGGATATGTTACCTTTCTCCAATATTGCTGTTGTTGCTTTGTAAAATATTTGTTCATTGAGCTCTAGTTAGGATAACAGAACCGAACTGATAGCGTAGTGTATACGGCTGATTCAAGTTTCACAA
Encoded here:
- the LOC123227524 gene encoding disease resistance protein RGA2-like isoform X2, which gives rise to MAETIVSVIAGELLSKVMSLTSNEVSLGWGVKNDVQELAGTLTTIKTVLLDAEEKQTQNKKLRVWLEKLKEVCYDVEDVLDEIEVKDLCKQVMNGQSISRKQIRIFV
- the LOC123227524 gene encoding disease resistance protein RGA2-like isoform X1, which gives rise to MAETIVSVIAGELLSKVMSLTSNEVSLGWGVKNDVQELAGTLTTIKTVLLDAEEKQTQNKKLRVWLEKLKEVCYDVEDVLDEIEVKDLCKQVMNGQSISRKALPESMQKLQALRVWNCPELSSLPKDINHLIALRELMIEDYPKLTERCKPEAGEDWPKNAHIPKIELDGEVIKSTEK